The following proteins come from a genomic window of Azoarcus sp. PA01:
- a CDS encoding YciI family protein yields MKYLCLVYLDERRLDELRDDDCVAYDTELRSSGHCLASEALQSVRTATTVRVRGGQVSVTDGPFAETKEQLAGFYMIEAKDLDEAIRLAAGIPPARVGSIEVRPVRPIRETVTRGDATTREP; encoded by the coding sequence ATGAAATACCTGTGCCTCGTCTACCTCGATGAACGACGACTCGACGAACTGCGCGACGACGACTGCGTCGCCTACGACACGGAGCTCCGGTCAAGCGGCCATTGTCTCGCCTCGGAGGCGCTGCAGTCGGTCCGGACCGCCACGACCGTGCGCGTGCGCGGAGGCCAGGTGTCGGTGACCGACGGCCCCTTCGCCGAGACGAAGGAGCAGCTTGCCGGCTTCTACATGATCGAGGCGAAGGACCTCGACGAGGCGATCCGCCTCGCGGCGGGAATCCCGCCTGCGCGCGTCGGCAGCATCGAAGTGCGTCCCGTCCGGCCGATCCGCGAGACCGTCACCCGGGGCGACGCTACGACACGCGAACCCTGA
- the imuA gene encoding translesion DNA synthesis-associated protein ImuA: MSTSPLATLARLPPGLVWPADRLARPAEAGVPTGFAALDAQLPGGGWPRGALIELLMDAFGIGELALLLPALRAAAPERWIAWIAPPHLPYAPALAAAGVRLDRLLLLTPPDPATTLWTTRQAVASGGCSVVIAWLPNAQHAALRRLQLAAEASATSLFVVRPGGAAQQASPASLRLRLQPAPDALALEIVKRRGPPLGWPLQLPLPERPAAFSGRADRRCSGLR; encoded by the coding sequence ATGTCGACCTCTCCCCTCGCGACGCTCGCCCGGTTGCCGCCCGGCCTCGTCTGGCCGGCCGACCGGCTTGCCCGGCCGGCCGAAGCGGGCGTGCCAACCGGCTTTGCCGCGCTTGACGCACAGCTGCCCGGCGGCGGCTGGCCGCGCGGCGCGCTGATCGAGCTCCTCATGGACGCGTTCGGCATCGGGGAGCTCGCGCTGCTACTGCCGGCGCTGCGCGCCGCCGCTCCCGAGCGCTGGATCGCATGGATCGCGCCGCCGCATCTGCCGTACGCGCCGGCGCTCGCCGCAGCCGGCGTGCGGCTCGACCGATTGTTGCTGCTCACGCCGCCCGACCCGGCCACGACCTTATGGACGACCCGGCAGGCGGTCGCGTCGGGGGGCTGCTCGGTCGTGATCGCGTGGCTGCCGAACGCCCAGCACGCCGCGCTGCGCCGCCTGCAGCTCGCTGCCGAAGCGTCCGCGACCTCGCTGTTCGTGGTTCGCCCGGGCGGCGCCGCACAGCAGGCGTCCCCCGCGAGCCTGCGGCTGCGATTGCAGCCGGCGCCCGACGCCTTGGCGCTCGAGATCGTCAAACGGCGCGGTCCGCCCCTCGGGTGGCCGCTTCAGCTCCCCCTTCCCGAGCGCCCCGCCGCCTTCTCCGGCCGCGCTGACCGTCGATGCTCTGGTTTGCGCTGA
- the istB gene encoding IS21-like element helper ATPase IstB: protein MNPAPELAPQLKQLRLSGILDSLDARNRQAIDAKLAYTEFLALLIQDEVARREQKKFATRLRRAAFRATKTLEGFEFDRLPSTNRALVHDLATGRYIDERAPVLIVGPCGTGKSHLAQALGHCAVRQGHDVVFASCSQLLASLNAARATGAYERKLQQLARVPVLIIDDFGLKPLRSPADEDLHDLIAERYEQTATVVTSNLDFTEWDQAFPGNRLLASATVDRLRHNAYCLTLDGASYRTPRQGPNKAKTALVGTPKNSQS from the coding sequence ATGAATCCCGCCCCCGAACTGGCACCGCAACTCAAACAACTGCGCCTTTCCGGCATCCTCGATTCGCTCGACGCGCGCAATCGCCAGGCGATCGACGCGAAGCTCGCCTATACGGAATTCCTCGCGCTGCTGATCCAGGACGAGGTCGCGCGGCGCGAGCAGAAGAAGTTCGCCACGCGGCTGCGTCGCGCCGCGTTTCGCGCTACCAAGACGCTCGAAGGCTTCGAGTTCGACCGGCTGCCCTCGACCAACCGCGCGTTGGTGCATGATCTCGCGACCGGGCGCTACATCGATGAACGTGCCCCGGTGCTCATCGTCGGCCCCTGCGGCACCGGCAAGAGCCATCTCGCGCAGGCGCTCGGGCACTGCGCGGTGCGCCAGGGTCACGACGTCGTCTTCGCGTCCTGCTCGCAGTTGCTCGCGAGCCTCAACGCGGCGCGGGCTACCGGAGCCTATGAACGGAAGCTCCAGCAACTGGCGCGCGTGCCGGTCCTCATCATCGATGACTTCGGGCTGAAACCGCTGCGTTCGCCCGCCGACGAAGACCTGCATGACCTGATCGCCGAACGCTACGAGCAGACCGCCACCGTCGTCACCAGCAACCTCGACTTCACCGAGTGGGACCAGGCCTTCCCGGGTAACCGCCTACTTGCTTCCGCCACCGTCGATCGCCTGCGTCACAACGCCTACTGCCTGACGCTCGACGGAGCCTCTTACCGCACCCCGCGGCAGGGTCCGAACAAGGCCAAAACAGCCCTTGTCGGAACCCCAAAAAACAGCCAATCTTGA
- a CDS encoding DUF1772 domain-containing protein has translation MKILRFLTIMLTALSLSAAFAHLLEMPAKLQYDGALWLHLLQTLYPTFGKVSGVCEIGAVIASAVLVVAIRKRPKALPWTLLAALCLAVTHAIFWIWVAPVNAALLPLSPETLPADWTRLRDQWEFAHASRAILQIIALGALVISILAELAPNTRPARERSE, from the coding sequence GTGAAAATACTGCGATTCCTCACGATTATGTTGACGGCGCTCAGTCTGAGCGCCGCGTTTGCCCATCTTTTGGAGATGCCCGCCAAACTCCAGTATGACGGAGCGCTGTGGCTCCACCTCCTGCAAACGCTCTATCCGACTTTTGGGAAGGTTTCAGGGGTTTGTGAGATCGGTGCCGTTATCGCCAGTGCAGTGCTCGTTGTCGCTATCCGTAAGCGCCCGAAAGCACTTCCCTGGACGTTGCTTGCCGCATTGTGTCTTGCTGTGACGCATGCAATCTTCTGGATTTGGGTTGCTCCGGTGAACGCTGCGCTGTTGCCACTGTCACCTGAGACGCTGCCCGCTGATTGGACGCGCCTGCGGGACCAGTGGGAGTTTGCGCACGCGTCACGCGCCATTCTTCAGATTATCGCGCTTGGTGCGTTGGTAATTTCGATTCTCGCCGAACTTGCGCCGAACACACGCCCTGCACGGGAAAGATCAGAATGA
- the istA gene encoding IS21 family transposase: MYEYRQALMRMRQGDSEREIARAKLMGRAKAARFRELAAARGWLDPEHPVPEDAEIAAAIGSPRLPVTAQSSIAAFRPLVEQWLAQGVSGVVIHATLKREHGFTGHYSSVRRLVATIERERPPEATVRLSFAPGEAAQVDFGAGPQLVDPASGELRRTWAFVMTLCFSRHQYVEFVWDQSVRTWLGCHRRGFEWFGAVPARLIIDNAKCAITKACAHDPQVQRAYAECAEGYGFRIDACPPQEPQKKGIVEAGVKYVKGNFLPTRSFRDLADLNAQARDWVLKEAGLRIHGTTRIKPLDSFAVERSVLRPLPAVPPDLGTWHQVSVHRDCHVSFERVLYSVPFTLVGKSLWLRATDSVVTVYQDLNPLPRMPAPVVPASGAPSSIICRPRRNVSSRTTAVGVCNRPRRSEPRAPSSSGGS, from the coding sequence GAGATTGCGCGCGCGAAGCTGATGGGACGGGCCAAGGCGGCCCGTTTCCGCGAATTGGCCGCAGCCCGCGGCTGGCTCGATCCGGAGCACCCGGTTCCGGAAGATGCCGAGATCGCCGCGGCGATCGGCAGTCCGCGGCTGCCGGTGACGGCGCAATCATCGATCGCCGCGTTCCGGCCGCTGGTCGAGCAGTGGCTCGCACAGGGGGTCTCCGGCGTGGTGATCCACGCCACCCTTAAACGTGAGCACGGCTTCACCGGGCACTATTCCAGCGTGCGCCGGCTTGTCGCCACGATCGAGCGCGAGCGCCCGCCCGAGGCGACGGTGCGGTTGTCGTTCGCGCCGGGCGAGGCAGCCCAGGTCGATTTCGGCGCCGGCCCGCAGCTCGTCGATCCCGCCTCCGGCGAACTGCGCCGCACATGGGCCTTCGTGATGACGCTGTGTTTCTCGCGGCACCAGTATGTCGAATTCGTGTGGGACCAGAGCGTGCGCACCTGGCTCGGTTGCCACCGACGTGGCTTCGAGTGGTTCGGCGCGGTGCCTGCGCGCCTCATCATCGACAACGCCAAGTGCGCCATCACCAAGGCGTGCGCGCACGACCCCCAAGTGCAACGTGCTTACGCCGAATGCGCCGAAGGCTACGGCTTTCGCATCGACGCCTGTCCGCCCCAGGAGCCGCAGAAGAAGGGCATCGTCGAGGCGGGCGTCAAATACGTCAAAGGCAACTTCCTGCCCACGCGCAGCTTCCGCGATCTGGCCGATCTGAACGCGCAGGCGCGTGACTGGGTGTTGAAGGAAGCCGGGCTGCGCATTCACGGCACGACACGCATCAAACCGCTGGACAGCTTCGCCGTCGAGCGCAGTGTGCTGCGGCCGTTGCCCGCAGTACCGCCGGATCTGGGCACTTGGCATCAGGTGTCGGTGCATCGCGACTGCCACGTCAGCTTCGAGCGCGTGCTGTACTCCGTGCCATTCACCTTGGTCGGCAAGAGTTTGTGGTTGCGCGCGACCGACAGCGTGGTCACGGTCTATCAGGACTTAAACCCGTTGCCACGCATGCCCGCGCCCGTCGTCCCGGCGAGCGGCGCACCGTCATCGATCATCTGCCGCCCTCGGCGCAACGTTTCTTCGCGCACGACCGCAGTTGGTGTCTGCAACAGGCCGCGGAGATCGGAACCGCGTGCGCCCAGCTCATCGGGCGGCTCTTGA
- a CDS encoding DNA polymerase Y family protein produces the protein MLWFALILPDLPLQVFTRGVDDAGLVAVVEPQPRATIVAATAAARVRGVELCQGVAGALAVVPELALCERDPTLEAATLAELATWAGQFTSCVSLDPPDAVLLEASASLRLFSGIDALAQRIAAAALPLGLTTTLAAAPTPLAARWFARARPGTLVRPSPDWARALDALPIELLADGAPVPPATLELLHGVGVRRIGELARLPRDGLARRHASVVTDTVARARGREPDPRPRFVPAERFASRLVLPASVAHTEPLRFAAGRLFSNLAAWLAARQAGLDCCRLHLEHERAPATVVEIITGRPQRDAARFVQLACEQLAALTLPAPVEALRLTADAPVALPPSTPDLFGGENEAAREAAVRLLDRLRARLGRDAVHTVLPVADHRPERAWRPAAPGARPAPHSAILGPRPLWLVQPPRALGVTRALTLLSDPERIESGWWDGDDMRRDYYVAHTAEGALWWVFERLDPPGGWYVHGFFG, from the coding sequence ATGCTCTGGTTTGCGCTGATCCTGCCCGATCTGCCGCTGCAGGTCTTTACGCGCGGCGTCGATGACGCGGGTCTCGTGGCGGTCGTCGAGCCGCAGCCGCGCGCCACGATCGTCGCCGCGACCGCGGCTGCCCGCGTGCGCGGCGTCGAACTGTGCCAAGGGGTCGCCGGCGCGCTGGCGGTGGTGCCCGAACTGGCCTTGTGCGAGCGCGATCCGACGCTCGAAGCGGCGACGCTGGCCGAGCTTGCGACGTGGGCCGGACAGTTCACGTCGTGCGTGAGCCTCGATCCGCCCGATGCGGTGCTGCTCGAAGCGAGCGCGAGCCTGCGCCTGTTCAGCGGCATCGACGCGCTCGCGCAGCGCATTGCAGCTGCTGCGCTGCCGCTCGGCCTGACCACGACGCTTGCCGCCGCGCCGACACCGCTGGCTGCCCGCTGGTTCGCGCGGGCGCGCCCGGGCACGCTCGTACGCCCGTCGCCCGACTGGGCGCGCGCGCTCGATGCGCTGCCGATTGAACTGCTCGCCGACGGGGCGCCGGTGCCGCCCGCAACGCTCGAACTGCTGCACGGCGTCGGCGTGCGCCGCATCGGCGAGCTCGCACGGCTGCCGCGCGACGGGCTCGCACGCCGGCACGCGAGCGTCGTCACCGACACCGTTGCGCGCGCCCGCGGCCGCGAACCCGATCCGCGCCCGCGCTTCGTCCCTGCCGAGCGCTTCGCCTCGCGCCTCGTGCTGCCGGCGAGCGTCGCACACACCGAACCGTTGCGCTTCGCGGCCGGGCGGCTTTTCTCGAACCTCGCCGCGTGGCTGGCTGCGCGCCAGGCCGGGCTCGATTGCTGCCGGCTGCATCTCGAACACGAGCGCGCGCCCGCGACCGTCGTCGAAATAATTACCGGCCGTCCGCAGCGCGATGCGGCGCGCTTCGTGCAGCTCGCGTGCGAACAGCTGGCCGCGCTCACGCTGCCGGCGCCGGTCGAGGCGCTGCGCCTGACGGCCGACGCGCCGGTCGCACTGCCGCCAAGCACGCCGGATCTCTTCGGCGGCGAAAACGAGGCGGCGCGCGAGGCCGCGGTGCGCCTGCTCGATCGGCTGCGCGCGCGGCTCGGCAGGGACGCGGTGCATACGGTGCTGCCGGTTGCCGATCATCGTCCCGAGCGCGCGTGGCGCCCGGCCGCGCCCGGCGCCCGTCCCGCCCCGCACTCCGCCATCCTCGGTCCGCGCCCGCTGTGGCTGGTGCAGCCGCCGCGCGCGCTCGGCGTCACGCGCGCCTTGACGCTGCTGAGCGACCCGGAACGCATCGAATCCGGCTGGTGGGACGGCGACGACATGCGCCGCGACTATTACGTCGCGCACACGGCCGAGGGCGCGCTGTGGTGGGTGTTCGAACGGCTCGACCCGCCCGGTGGCTGGTATGTGCATGGTTTTTTCGGCTGA
- a CDS encoding nuclear transport factor 2 family protein, with protein MDTLSTLARTETALRSQLEDWAHAVRAKDIDRIFAHYAPDIVAFDAIAQLQFKGADAYRKHWESCMTMCTGPMIFELHDLQITAGDDLAFVHGLNRCGGTGPDGKEMSGWMRMTTCYRKQHGAWRVVHEHFSAPFDPQSDKALWLEP; from the coding sequence ATGGACACCCTATCCACCCTTGCCCGCACTGAAACCGCGCTTCGCAGCCAACTGGAAGACTGGGCGCACGCCGTTCGCGCCAAGGACATCGACCGGATCTTCGCCCATTACGCGCCGGACATCGTCGCCTTCGATGCCATCGCGCAACTGCAGTTCAAGGGCGCCGACGCCTACCGCAAGCACTGGGAAAGCTGCATGACGATGTGCACGGGCCCGATGATTTTCGAACTCCACGACCTTCAGATCACCGCGGGCGACGATCTGGCCTTCGTCCACGGCCTCAACCGCTGTGGCGGCACCGGACCGGACGGCAAGGAGATGTCCGGCTGGATGCGCATGACAACGTGCTATAGAAAGCAGCACGGCGCATGGCGGGTCGTGCACGAACACTTCTCCGCCCCGTTCGACCCGCAGAGCGACAAGGCGCTGTGGCTGGAACCCTGA
- a CDS encoding YciI family protein, giving the protein MKYLCLICAEKVMEQMPRADADKHFEEYREFTDALRQSGHYVDCNRLLPPDAASTVRVRNGRVSVTDGPWIETKEQLGGYYLIEARDLNEAIQVASRIPGAKFGCVEVRPVAEDLQTLQALGFVAAESAR; this is encoded by the coding sequence ATGAAATACCTGTGCCTGATCTGTGCCGAGAAGGTGATGGAGCAGATGCCCCGCGCCGATGCGGACAAGCACTTCGAGGAGTACCGCGAGTTTACCGACGCCCTCCGGCAAAGCGGCCATTACGTCGACTGCAACCGGCTGCTACCGCCCGATGCCGCCAGCACCGTGCGAGTGCGCAACGGCCGGGTTTCGGTCACCGACGGGCCCTGGATCGAGACCAAGGAGCAACTCGGCGGCTACTACCTTATCGAGGCTCGGGACCTGAACGAGGCGATCCAGGTGGCGTCGCGCATTCCCGGGGCGAAGTTCGGCTGCGTCGAAGTGAGACCGGTCGCGGAGGATTTGCAGACGCTGCAGGCGCTGGGTTTCGTCGCGGCGGAATCCGCCCGCTGA
- a CDS encoding error-prone DNA polymerase produces the protein MNSAPPPLSPAPAYAELHCLTNFSFQRGASHPEELVARAAEAGYTALAITDECSLAGVVRAHQHVRRLARPLQLLIGSELLLADGLRVVLLATDRAAYGRLARLITTGRRAATKSRYQLTRADLDHGVPGCLALVVPPDDGALDAAALVADARWVGERFADATWLAVELACGPDDARRLEALLAIAAAAGLPPVAATGTLMHDPSRRALADVLTALRLRVTVAEAGRALAPNAERALHERAVLARRYPAELLAETLRIAARCHFRLDELRYEYPAELVPDGETPASWLRRLVEDGLRWRYGHPQDDLPPKVRAQVEHELALIAELGFEAYFLTVEDLVRFARSRGILCQGRGSAANSVVCWALGITEVDPELGIMLVERFISKERDEPPDIDVDFEHERREEVIQYVYRKYGRERAALAATVIRYRARSALRDVGRALGLPSGQLERLARDRFWFDAGRIRPERLREAGFDPASPGVQRLAMLTEALVGFPRHLSQHVGGFVIARGRLDELVPVENAAMPERTVIQWDKDDLDALGLLKIDVLALGMLSALRRSLALVSAWRARPFTLAGIPREAPEVYRMLSEADSIGVFQIESRAQMTMLPRLKPARFYDLVVQVAIVRPGPIQGGMVHPYLQARARIERDEPVSYPQPQRSGADADGACVHPDGVREVLERTLGVPIFQEQVMQLAVVAAGFTPGEADQLRRAMGAFRRHGELERYRAKLLAGMAVRGYRVEFAERLCDQIEGFGSYGFPESHAASFALLVYCSAWLKCFEPAAFLCGLLNSQPMGFYAPSQLIQDARRHGVVVLGAEVTASDWDCTLEALPDASPGHAPAVRLGLRLIKGFSREAALRIVAARTQRPFPDVDELALGARLDAAALKRLAEAGALERLAGHRRQALWQAAAGLGPEGVLRGARIEEPRATLAAPSEAQALITDYARLGFTLGRHPLALLRAKLTTMRFVTAAEIRDCPDRKLARIAGLVTCRQRPGTAKGILFLTVEDETGLANVIVQAELVERQRREVLGARLLGVFGQIRRDGKVVHLIAQRLVDHSALLGALDARSRDFQ, from the coding sequence ATGAATAGTGCTCCGCCTCCGCTCTCCCCGGCTCCGGCCTATGCCGAGCTGCACTGTCTGACGAACTTCAGCTTCCAGCGCGGCGCCTCGCACCCCGAAGAACTGGTCGCGCGCGCGGCTGAGGCCGGCTACACGGCGCTCGCGATCACCGACGAATGCTCGCTCGCGGGGGTCGTGCGCGCGCATCAGCACGTTCGGCGCCTGGCGCGGCCGCTGCAGCTCCTGATCGGCAGCGAGCTGCTCCTTGCCGACGGCCTGCGCGTCGTGCTGCTCGCGACCGACCGCGCCGCGTACGGGCGGCTTGCGCGGTTGATCACGACCGGGCGGCGCGCAGCGACAAAAAGTCGTTACCAGCTGACGCGTGCCGATCTCGATCACGGGGTTCCCGGCTGTCTGGCGCTGGTCGTGCCGCCCGACGACGGGGCACTCGATGCCGCAGCGCTCGTTGCCGACGCGCGCTGGGTCGGCGAACGGTTTGCGGACGCCACGTGGCTCGCGGTCGAGCTCGCGTGCGGCCCGGACGATGCGCGCCGGCTCGAGGCGTTGCTGGCGATCGCTGCGGCCGCCGGCCTGCCTCCGGTCGCGGCGACCGGGACGCTGATGCACGACCCGTCTCGCCGGGCGCTCGCCGACGTGCTGACGGCACTGCGTCTGCGGGTCACGGTCGCCGAAGCGGGCCGGGCGCTCGCGCCGAACGCCGAGCGCGCGCTGCACGAGCGCGCGGTGCTCGCGCGCCGCTACCCTGCCGAACTTCTCGCCGAGACGCTGCGGATCGCTGCGCGCTGCCATTTCCGGCTCGACGAGCTGCGCTACGAATATCCGGCCGAGCTCGTGCCGGACGGCGAGACGCCTGCCAGCTGGCTGCGACGCCTCGTCGAGGACGGGCTGCGCTGGCGCTACGGCCACCCGCAGGACGACCTGCCGCCGAAAGTGCGCGCACAGGTCGAGCATGAGCTTGCGCTGATCGCCGAACTCGGCTTCGAAGCGTACTTTCTGACCGTCGAGGATCTCGTGCGCTTTGCGCGCAGCCGCGGCATCCTGTGCCAGGGGCGCGGGTCGGCGGCGAACTCGGTCGTCTGTTGGGCGCTCGGGATCACTGAAGTCGACCCCGAGCTCGGCATCATGCTCGTCGAGCGCTTCATCTCGAAAGAGCGCGACGAGCCGCCCGACATCGACGTCGATTTCGAGCACGAGCGGCGCGAGGAAGTCATCCAGTATGTCTATCGCAAGTACGGACGCGAACGCGCGGCGCTCGCCGCGACCGTGATCCGCTACCGCGCGAGAAGCGCGCTGCGCGACGTCGGCCGGGCGCTCGGGCTGCCGTCCGGCCAGCTCGAGCGGCTTGCGCGCGACCGCTTCTGGTTCGACGCCGGCCGCATCCGGCCCGAGCGCTTGCGGGAAGCCGGCTTCGATCCGGCGAGCCCCGGCGTGCAGCGTCTGGCGATGCTGACCGAAGCACTCGTCGGCTTTCCGCGCCATCTGTCGCAGCATGTCGGTGGTTTCGTCATCGCGCGCGGCCGGCTCGACGAGCTCGTGCCGGTCGAAAACGCCGCGATGCCCGAGCGCACCGTGATCCAGTGGGACAAGGACGACCTCGACGCGCTGGGGCTCTTGAAGATCGATGTGCTCGCGCTCGGGATGCTGTCGGCGCTGCGGCGCAGCCTCGCGCTGGTCTCGGCGTGGCGCGCCCGCCCGTTCACGCTTGCCGGCATTCCGCGCGAGGCGCCCGAAGTCTATCGGATGCTGTCGGAAGCCGATTCGATCGGCGTGTTCCAGATCGAATCGCGCGCGCAGATGACGATGCTGCCGCGCCTGAAGCCGGCGCGCTTCTACGATCTCGTCGTGCAGGTCGCGATCGTGCGCCCCGGCCCGATCCAGGGCGGCATGGTCCACCCCTACCTTCAGGCGCGCGCCCGGATCGAACGCGACGAACCGGTTTCGTATCCGCAACCGCAACGCTCCGGCGCCGACGCGGACGGCGCCTGCGTTCACCCTGACGGGGTGCGCGAGGTGCTCGAACGCACGCTCGGCGTGCCGATCTTCCAGGAGCAGGTCATGCAGCTGGCGGTCGTCGCGGCGGGCTTCACGCCGGGCGAGGCCGACCAGCTGCGTCGCGCGATGGGCGCGTTCCGGCGCCACGGCGAGCTCGAGCGCTACCGCGCGAAACTCCTCGCCGGCATGGCCGTGCGCGGCTACCGCGTCGAGTTCGCCGAGCGGCTGTGCGACCAGATCGAAGGCTTCGGCAGCTACGGCTTTCCCGAGTCGCATGCCGCGAGCTTCGCGCTGCTCGTGTATTGCTCGGCGTGGCTGAAGTGCTTCGAGCCGGCCGCGTTCCTGTGCGGGTTGCTGAACAGCCAGCCGATGGGTTTTTACGCGCCGTCGCAGCTGATCCAGGACGCGCGCCGCCACGGCGTCGTCGTGCTCGGCGCGGAAGTGACCGCGAGCGACTGGGACTGCACGCTCGAAGCGCTGCCGGACGCGTCGCCCGGCCACGCTCCGGCGGTGCGGCTCGGGCTGCGGCTGATCAAGGGCTTCAGTCGCGAAGCCGCCCTACGGATTGTCGCCGCGCGCACCCAACGCCCGTTTCCGGACGTCGACGAGCTTGCGCTGGGCGCGCGCCTCGACGCGGCCGCGCTCAAGCGGCTCGCCGAAGCCGGCGCACTCGAGCGCCTCGCCGGCCATCGGCGCCAGGCATTGTGGCAGGCCGCGGCCGGGCTCGGGCCCGAAGGCGTGCTGCGCGGCGCACGCATCGAGGAGCCGCGCGCCACGCTCGCGGCACCGTCCGAAGCACAGGCGCTCATCACCGATTATGCGCGGCTCGGTTTCACGCTCGGTCGCCATCCGCTGGCGCTGCTGCGCGCCAAGCTCACGACCATGCGCTTCGTGACCGCGGCCGAAATCCGCGACTGCCCGGACCGCAAGCTCGCGCGCATCGCCGGCCTCGTGACGTGCCGCCAGCGCCCCGGCACGGCCAAGGGCATCCTGTTCCTGACCGTCGAGGACGAGACGGGTCTCGCGAACGTCATCGTGCAGGCCGAACTCGTCGAACGGCAGCGACGCGAAGTGCTCGGCGCGCGCCTGCTCGGCGTATTCGGACAGATCCGCCGCGACGGCAAGGTCGTGCACCTGATCGCGCAACGCCTGGTCGATCACTCGGCACTGCTCGGTGCGCTCGATGCGCGCAGCCGGGATTTTCAATAA
- a CDS encoding VOC family protein, producing MHKNTICLWFDKDAEGAARFYAATFPDSRVTAVHRAPADYPSGKAGDVLTVVFTVAGIPCLGLNGGPAFPQTEAFSFQIATDDQEETDRYWNAIVGNGGAESACGWCKDRWGVSWQITPRVLTEALAVGGEEARRAFEAMMTMRKIDVAAIEAARRG from the coding sequence ATGCACAAGAACACGATCTGCCTCTGGTTCGACAAGGACGCCGAGGGCGCCGCCCGCTTCTACGCGGCGACTTTCCCCGACAGCCGGGTGACTGCCGTCCACCGAGCGCCCGCTGATTACCCATCCGGCAAAGCCGGCGACGTGTTGACGGTGGTATTCACGGTTGCGGGCATCCCTTGCCTCGGCCTCAACGGTGGGCCGGCGTTTCCGCAGACGGAGGCCTTTTCGTTCCAGATCGCTACTGACGACCAGGAAGAAACCGACCGCTACTGGAACGCCATCGTCGGCAACGGCGGGGCAGAGAGCGCCTGCGGCTGGTGCAAGGACCGGTGGGGCGTTTCATGGCAGATCACCCCGCGCGTATTGACCGAGGCGCTGGCCGTGGGGGGCGAGGAGGCCAGGCGTGCCTTCGAAGCGATGATGACGATGCGCAAGATCGATGTCGCTGCCATCGAGGCGGCCCGACGCGGCTGA